ACCAGGGCGGTGCCGGCCCAGCGCCACGGGTGGCGGGCGGGCACGACCTGCTCGCCGGCCCGCCCGGCGGTGCGTGGTGGGGAGAGGACGCTCACAGCGCTGACGGTAGGGAGCCGCCCGCGATGCCCACAAGTCCTATCTGTCTAATATGTTTTACGACATTGTTCCAGGGAGCGGGACGGGAGCGCTCTCCGTATTGCGATTAAGCCCATCGGCACGATAGGAATAGCAGGCATTGCCACGTACCTCTGCCTGGAGTTCTCCGTGACCACCTTGCTTGCCCCGGCCTCCGCGCCGGAGAGCGCCACCAAGCCGGCGCCGGCGCTCGCGCCCGGCGGCGGCCTGCGCCGCCGCATCGCCCTGAGGCTGCTGGCGCTGCTCGCGCTCGGCCTGCTCTGGGAGGTCGCGGCGCGGGCGCTGGACAACCCGGCCTTCATCCCGTCGCCCGGCGCCGTCTGGCGGCAGCTGATCCTCACCTCGACCACCCACGACGGCGTCCGCGGCTACAGCGGCCACCTGCTCATCGAGCACCTCGGCGTGAGCCTGCGCCGGATCGTGATCGGCTCGGCCATCGGCGTGATCGGCGGCCTGATCATCGGCGTGCTGCTCGGCACCGTCTCCTGGTTGCGGGTGATCGCCGAGCCGGTGGTCACCTTCGTCCGGGCGCTGCCCCCGCTGGCCTACTTCAGCCTGTTCATCATCTGGTTCGGCATCGACGAGACGCCGAAGCTGTGGCTGCTCTCGATCGCCGCGCTGCCGCCGGTCGCGGTGGCCACCGCCGCCGCCGTGCACGGCGCGCCGTCCGGACTGGTCGAGGCGGCCCGGGCGCTCGGCGCCGGGCGGTGGCAGACGATCCGCGACGTGGTGCTGCCCAGCGCGCTGCCGGAGATCTTCACCGGGGTCCGGCTG
Above is a genomic segment from Actinoplanes ianthinogenes containing:
- a CDS encoding ABC transporter permease, whose amino-acid sequence is MTTLLAPASAPESATKPAPALAPGGGLRRRIALRLLALLALGLLWEVAARALDNPAFIPSPGAVWRQLILTSTTHDGVRGYSGHLLIEHLGVSLRRIVIGSAIGVIGGLIIGVLLGTVSWLRVIAEPVVTFVRALPPLAYFSLFIIWFGIDETPKLWLLSIAALPPVAVATAAAVHGAPSGLVEAARALGAGRWQTIRDVVLPSALPEIFTGVRLAVGVAYSSVVAAETINGVPGIGGMIRDAQRYSQTDVVVLGLFAIGLSGLLIDALLRISEERLIPWRGIS